The following coding sequences lie in one Apium graveolens cultivar Ventura chromosome 1, ASM990537v1, whole genome shotgun sequence genomic window:
- the LOC141671781 gene encoding two-component response regulator ORR26: MDSYSNGFSPRGEAFPAGLRVLVVDDDPTWLKILEKMLKKCSYEVTTCCLAREALDLLRERKDGFDIVISDVNMPDMDGFKLLEHVGLEMDLPVIMMSVDGETSRVMKGVQHGACDYLLKPIRMKELKNIWQHVFRKKIHEVRDIEGLEAGIEEFQMMRNGISDQSDDGFSFCGGDLNSARKRKDFDNKHDDKNFGDPSAGKRTRVVWTVDLHQKFVKAVNYMGFDKVGPKKILELMNVPWLTRENVASHLQKYRLYLSRLQKDNDIKASHGGIKQSTDATTRDQAGNIGFKNSINIKQNDAAITNFSIPGNVVVQSSNPKGHDFVVSSPDLGTKGALVSDAQEIQKATSSSGVGLNCNFGTPDLDAKYTTLSSVLPPQFSWNREHKPQIEQINVFNNLLPDLHDQIQINQETFFPNYPTPFNKERDKLTHIKVMPPHGTEFSSQNIRQQMPGENAFTLNPVQSECSTTTFNPSEPITRSAWKSSNDQVIDHILVNDLDSLNGNLILGKSSALTYLNVNFPACLLQEDCSPTFFELQNREFSDCNDPGLLSEPSTYLYDSLKFDYEYPCDPFEYPVMDQGLFIA; the protein is encoded by the exons ATGGATAGTTATAGTAATGGCTTTTCTCCAAGAGGTGAAGCCTTTCCGGCTGGTCTTCGTGTTCTTGTTGTGGATGATGATCCAACTTGGTTGAAAATCCTCGAAAAGATGCTCAAGAAGTGTTCTTATGAAG TGACCACTTGTTGCCTTGCAAGAGAAGCCCTGGATTTACTTCGTGAAAGGAAAGATGGTTTTGATATCGTTATCAGTGATGTTAACATGCCAGACATGGATGGTTTTAAGCTACTGGAGCATGTTGGACTTGAGATGGATCTTCCTGTCATAA TGATGTCAGTTGATGGGGAAACTAGCAGGGTTATGAAAGGTGTTCAACATGGAGCATGTGATTATCTTCTGAAGCCTATAAGAATGAAAGAACTTAAAAATATCTGGCAACATGTTTTTCGAAAGAAGATACATGAGGTGAGAGATATTGAAGGTCTTGAAGCAGGAATTGAAGAATTTCAAATGATGAGAAATGGAATATCAGACCAGTCTGATGATGGATTTTCGTTTTGTGGAGGTGATCTGAATTCAGCAAGGAAAAGAAAAGATTTTGATAACAAGCACGATGATAAAAACTTTGGTGATCCCTCTGCTGGGAAGAGAACTAGAGTAGTCTGGACTGTAGATCTTCATCAGAAGTTTGTCAAAGCTGTGAATTACATGGGTTTTGACA AAGTTGGCCCCAAGAAAATACTTGAGTTAATGAATGTGCCCTGGTTAACGCGAGAAAATGTTGCTAGCCACTTGCAG AAATACCGCCTATATTTGagtagattacaaaaagataATGATATCAAAGCATCTCATGGTGGCATAAAGCAGTCTACTGATGCAACTACAAGAGACCAAGCTGGAAACATTGGCTTTAAGAATTCGATCAACATCAAACAGAACGATGCAGCTATTACCAACTTCAGTATTCCTGGAAATGTTGTAGTTCAAAGCTCCAATCCAAAAGGCCATGACTTTGTAGTTTCCTCACCAGATTTAGGAACCAAGGGAGCACTGGTTAGTGATGCTCAAGAAATTCAGAAGGCAACCAGCAGTTCAGGAGTTGGCCTCAACTGCAATTTTGGAACACCGGACTTAGATGCCAAGTATACGACACTTTCTTCTGTCCTTCCACCTCAATTCTCCTGGAACCGAGAACATAAACCACAGATCGAGCAAATTAATGTATTTAACAATCTGTTGCCTGATCTCCACGACCAAATTCAAATCAATCAGGAAACTTTTTTCCCCAACTATCCTACACCTTTTAACAAGGAGAGAGACAAACTGACACACATCAAAGTTATGCCTCCACATGGTACAGAATTTAGTAGTCAAAACATCAGACAACAAATGCCTGGAGAAAATGCATTTACATTGAATCCAGTTCAATCCGAGTGCTCTACGACAACCTTTAATCCTTCTGAACCAATTACCAGAAGTGCATGGAAGAGCTCAAACGATCAGGTTATAGACCATATATTAGTAAATGATCTGGATTCGTTAAATGGCAACTTGATCCTTGGAAAGAGCTCAGCTTTGACATATTTGAATGTGAACTTCCCCGCTTGTCTGCTTCAAGAAGATTGTTCACCAACTTTTTTTGAACTGCAGAACAGGGAATTTTCTGACTGCAACGACCCAGGGCTCTTAAGTGAACCCTCTACATACTTGTACGATTCTCTGAAATTTGACTACGAGTATCCCTGCGACCCATTTGAATATCCTGTAATGGATCAAGGTCTATTCATAGCATGA
- the LOC141711889 gene encoding uncharacterized protein LOC141711889 encodes MSVPLVKYIPINWYRDKATLLGAVRRAHINTDRIYKTTRSNKEQLIVQCRAKGYNWRMRAAFMNDSGYWRINVNREKHKCMVDRPLQDHKKLSARMIAQLVIDTPEIPIKTIIPLINNEHNHIVGYKKAWRGKQIAIEEVYGSWATTYQALPMFLAAIMKTNPGTIAEIDVFSHAKERGTSVCKRIFWSLKAMMDGWQHARPVISIDGTFLKGRYRGKLLIAMGVDSNNHPFPLCYGLVDEETYENWS; translated from the exons ATGTCTGTTCCGTTGGTTAAGTACATCCCCATCAATTGGTACCGTGACAAAGCAACGCTCTTGGGAGCAGTGAGGCGTGCACATATTAACACTGATCGTATATATAAAACTACAAGGAGTAACAAAGAACAGCTCATTGTACAGTGTCGGGCTAAGGGGTATAACTGGAGGATGAGGGCTGCTTTCATGAATGATTCCGGGTACTGGCGGATTAATGTTAATAGAGAGAAACACAAATGCATGGTCGATCGGCCGTTACAAGATCACAAGAAGTTATCTGCAAGGATGATTGCGCAGCTT GTAATAGATACACCAGAAATTCCCATTAAAACAATTATCCCACTGATCAACAATGAGCACAACCACATAGTGGGGTACAAGAAAGCGTGGAGAGGGAAGCAAATAGCAATTGAGGAAGTGTATGGCAGTTGGGCTACAACATACCAAGCTCTACCCATGTTCCTGGCAGCCATTATGAAGACAAATCCTGGAACCATTGCTGAGATCGATGTTTTCTCTCATGCTAAGGAGCGGGGCACGTCCGTCTGCAAGCGGATTTTTTGGTCTTTAAAGGCAATGATGGACGGGTGGCAACATGCACGTCCTGTGATTTCAATAGATGGGACATTCTTGAAAGGAAGATATAGGGGCAAACTGCTTATTGCTATGGGTGTTGATTCGAACAACCACCCGTTCCCTCTCTGTTATGGCTTGGTTGATGAGGAGACGTACGAGAACTGGTCTTAG